One Candidatus Delongbacteria bacterium DNA segment encodes these proteins:
- a CDS encoding glycine--tRNA ligase, with protein MDKKKTESSMDKIVSLAKRRGFVYPGSEIYGGLANTWDYGPLGVELKNNVKRAWWRKFVTERLDVVGLDSAILMNPKTWEASGHIGNFSDPLMDCKKCKSRFRGDQLIEEKFGEGSAAGLDLDQIFDKIVDNKIICPECGALDYTKPRAFNLMFKTEQGVVEGQGAEIFLRPETAQGIFVNFKNIQTTSRKKVPFGVAQVGKSFRNEITPGNFTFRTREFEQMEMEFFCKPGTEMEWFGYWKNFCLNWLSSLGMKPENVKYRDHEAKELSHYSNATTDVEFLFPFGWGELWGIASRTDFDLKRHIEVSGKDLSYFDEAQKEKYVPYVIEPSLGADRVVLAFLCNAYEEEEVSEGDVRTVLKLHPVLAPVKAAVLPLTKKLDEQAMEVHRMLVSELDGIIDYDSQASIGKRYRRYDEIGTPFCITFDFDSLEDKAVTIRHRDSMAQERVKIDELVSYLRSALKF; from the coding sequence ATGGACAAAAAGAAAACTGAAAGCTCAATGGATAAGATTGTATCTCTTGCAAAAAGAAGAGGTTTTGTTTATCCAGGTTCTGAGATATATGGTGGTTTGGCGAATACCTGGGATTACGGTCCTTTAGGTGTTGAGCTAAAGAATAATGTTAAAAGAGCATGGTGGAGAAAATTTGTAACTGAGAGACTTGATGTAGTTGGTCTTGACAGTGCTATTCTTATGAATCCAAAAACTTGGGAGGCCAGTGGACACATTGGTAATTTTTCTGATCCTCTGATGGATTGCAAAAAGTGTAAATCAAGATTCCGTGGTGATCAGCTTATTGAAGAAAAATTTGGAGAAGGTTCAGCGGCAGGACTTGATCTTGATCAAATTTTTGATAAAATAGTAGATAATAAAATCATTTGTCCAGAGTGTGGTGCTTTAGATTACACAAAACCAAGAGCTTTCAACCTTATGTTCAAAACAGAGCAGGGAGTTGTGGAAGGTCAGGGGGCTGAAATTTTCTTAAGACCTGAAACTGCTCAGGGTATTTTTGTTAATTTCAAAAATATTCAGACTACTTCCAGAAAAAAAGTTCCTTTTGGTGTAGCTCAGGTTGGTAAATCATTTAGAAATGAGATTACTCCTGGTAATTTTACCTTCAGAACTAGAGAGTTTGAACAGATGGAAATGGAATTTTTCTGTAAACCAGGAACTGAAATGGAATGGTTTGGTTATTGGAAAAATTTCTGTCTGAATTGGCTATCATCACTAGGTATGAAACCTGAAAACGTAAAGTATAGAGATCATGAGGCTAAAGAGCTTTCACACTATTCAAATGCCACAACTGACGTAGAATTTCTATTCCCGTTTGGTTGGGGTGAATTATGGGGAATCGCTTCCAGAACAGATTTTGACCTTAAACGTCATATTGAGGTTTCTGGAAAAGATCTTTCATACTTTGATGAAGCTCAAAAAGAGAAATATGTTCCTTATGTAATAGAACCGTCGCTTGGTGCTGACAGGGTTGTACTTGCTTTCCTTTGTAATGCTTATGAAGAAGAAGAAGTTAGTGAAGGTGATGTTAGAACAGTTTTAAAACTTCATCCAGTACTTGCTCCTGTAAAAGCTGCAGTACTTCCATTGACTAAAAAACTTGATGAGCAAGCTATGGAAGTTCATAGAATGTTAGTTTCAGAACTTGACGGAATTATCGACTATGATTCTCAGGCAAGTATAGGTAAGCGTTACAGAAGATACGATGAAATTGGTACACCATTCTGTATCACATTTGACTTCGATTCATTAGAAGATAAAGCCGTAACAATCAGACATAGAGATTCAATGGCTCAGGAGAGGGTCAAGATTGATGAACTGGTTTCATATTTGAGATCAGCTTTAAAATTCTAA